The Cheilinus undulatus linkage group 21, ASM1832078v1, whole genome shotgun sequence region AAGGCTTTCACTAATTTCGGTTAAAAGCTAGTACTTCATGAAAAAAGCATCTTTTTGCATATTGAAACTCTGACGTCGGAGCCTCGGTGGAGCCCGTGAACGCAGCATACGTGATGAACTGCTGTGGATGACGTCGAGAGCAATCAGGGCTGCAGTGAGAGCGTCGGGGGCGAAACTCAGTCCACATTTCACAGCGGTTCGTCAGCAGTGGACGCTACTACAAACTTTAAGGAAACTTTGAAGAGGAAACCCAAGGAAGCAGCTCGGAGCTTTCACTGGTGGACAGTCTACATGGAAACGCTATGTAGCTGGAAATACGGCGGCGGGACTTCATCATAGTTTCAGTCTAGTGGAGGCGAAGAAGTGAGCTGTGTGATAAACATGCTCACCCCGGTGCTGGCCTCCCTGCTGCCTCTTCTCCTACTCTGTCGGATTTCTTTCTGCCAGTATTCGAGCGACCAGTGTAGCTGGAAGGGAAGGTGAGGTTTAAGAccttgtttatcaaattaaaactgtgtatgtgattttaaaatagttaaagtaaaaagtaaaagtatgtAGGGACCTGTACGACCGAAACTGGAAACTGCACGAGCGTGGTGATGTGAAGACTGACAGTGTCGCCAGGCTAAATGAAGAAgagctttaaatttaaaaagtagccTAATATTTTCGAAGAttacttgtttttaaagaaGGCTAACACATTAttataaattttaatttaatatgacaaaaaagtttaaaacgcTGCACTTTTGTCAGGCACGTGAGTTTTTTCCTGGCTTTTGCTTAATTTACAAAAACGTGAATAAGAGgtgatttattaatatttataaagACACTGTTTATCTTATTTaactttgagggaaaaaaattaaattattacgGATTATTCACTTGTCGTACTCCATTTAGATTGTAATGACCCTAACTATTTTAAAGGGATTAATAATCCAGCATATTCAGCAAAGCACTGAAATATTCACAGTTAATTGTTCTCTTCTCCCGAGAGCTTTTAAGTATGTTGGTGCAGTGTTTCCAAATATTTGTAACAGATCCTAAATCCTCTGGCACAATGCAGTACTGGAAAACTTCACCTCCCATCAAACATCTGCTTAAATCTGTTTTGCACTTAAGTAGCTGTGCCTCAAATAGTGCGGTTTGTTTTTCATCCTCCAGTAAGTCAGGAAGGGTGGAAAATGCTCAGTGCTTTGAGTTCTCCACCAATAATCTGTTGTTCATTAGTGAGGCTCTTGACTAATCTGCTGTAATTGCATGCAGAAGTGATGGAGTTAAAGAGGACTTAATTAGAGGCGTGCTGAGGAGAGTCTGGTTATGGGGCTTCAGCTACATATGCTCAGCATGTGCGATGGTTTTCTTTAGATCTCTGGCAAATTTGAATTTCAGCATCTCATTTTCAGGAAGCTGGGCGTTTCTCCTCCCCAGAGTCAAACCGCTAGCTTGGCATGATGCACACTGGTAGACTGCTGATGGCTTCCTGCCTCTGGCTTTGCCACAGGATGACTGACGGACTGCAGTTTTTCAAACCCTGACCAGGCATTAAGTTCTGGAGGGAGTCATTTGGTCACGCTGGCGCCACAGTCCGAAGTGCTGCCCGGACAAGTCTCTTCCAGTCTCTTTGGTGGCTTGAAAGCAAGGGGAGGTTCGGTGCGTGACCTGCATTTGCACTTGCATGCAGCAGGCCCAGCTACTGTTGCTGCCGTTGTCTGCCCAGAAGCCCCTGTGTCCCTCCATTCATCCATTGCTGCTTCCAAAGTCTTCCCAAAGGCTGCCTGCCAGTGGTGCATTTTGCCAAAGCTCTGAGAGGAACAATGTGGCATGGGGGGGTGAGTGTGTGCGGGAGCTGAGGTCATTTTGGCTGCTCCGGCTCGTGACTGGTCATGCAGCCAGTCTTGCGCGCAGACGGCTCTTAATGCCTGAGGAGGAATGTGGTCTAATATCCTAGGGGTTTTAAGGCGTCTTCCCATCGGCCAGTTAGCTGGACTATAAAGGAGCAGAAAATCACTGAATAATCCCTTTATgatgtgttaaattaaaaagagTTCACTGtaagtttaagaaataaatcACCAAAACGAGACTCCCACATTCTTTTCTGTATCATTTTCCACTGATTCTTGACAAAACTCCTTTTCAGTGGTTGacatcctcttttttttctcctagcGGTTTGACTCACGAAGGCCACGCCAGGGACGTGGAACAGGTCTACTTGCGCTGCTCCCAAGGCTCTTTGGAGTGGCTCTATCCTACAGGGGCCATCATTGTGAACCTAAGACCCAACACAGTTTCACCCGCTGCCGCCCGCCTCTCCGTGTGCATCAAACCCTCCGcagactccagaggcaccaacATCTATCTGGACCGTAATGGCAAGCTGCGGTTACTACTGCGCGAACAGGACCAGGCTCAGGGCAAGGTGCAGTGCTTCAGCATCCAGGAGGGGGCGCTCTTCATCGAGGCCGTGCCTCACATGGACATCAGCCGCAGGATCACGGCGTTTCAGTACGAACTGGTCAGCGACAGGCTGGGATCCGAGGCACACTCAATGAGTGGTAAGAAACTAGTGTTGTCGATTGCAGAATTCAAAActatacaaaaaaattcaaccataaaaattttttcaaaaatagaaGTCCCAGGCACAAGATACTGGGTCagttcttgtttttaaagattaaaaattacTGACTTGTTTCCCACATGTTTGTGCAATTGgccagtgtgcaggagtttgcatttatattttgaTGGATCAGTTCCTCTCCAAAGCATCATTtaatagatgtttttttttaagctttggtACTGCATGATACCAGTAATCATCACAGTAACAGTCTGTGTAGTTTTAAAGTGCGGTGTAGAAAAAACCTCCTCCCTGTTGTAGCTGTTCTCCAGTTGAATATTGGAGGTAAAGCTGTAGATAACTGTctacttatttttttctcttattaaaAGTCTGGACACTGGCTTATGATTGATCCCCTTTGGTACTGGCTTCTTTTGTGCTTTGTCCCCGTGGCGTGTGCTCTGCACTAAATGCAGCCATCTACTGGTGGAAACTTTTATTAAGTTTGACTCAAATTGTTGGAAACTCTACATTTGCTCCAAAAA contains the following coding sequences:
- the metrnla gene encoding meteorin-like protein; the protein is MLTPVLASLLPLLLLCRISFCQYSSDQCSWKGSGLTHEGHARDVEQVYLRCSQGSLEWLYPTGAIIVNLRPNTVSPAAARLSVCIKPSADSRGTNIYLDRNGKLRLLLREQDQAQGKVQCFSIQEGALFIEAVPHMDISRRITAFQYELVSDRLGSEAHSMSAPCQPCSDTEMLLAVCTNDFVARGSIKKVEQGEEHSSVTVEISRLYRQKTQVFIPGGVRVRRWTGHIKMPLQCGVKSGDGEFLFTGTVRFGEAWMGCAPRYKDFLRLYHEAQQQGTNPCQVDTD